In Herpetosiphonaceae bacterium, the genomic stretch GGATCGGCAATCTCTTTCCGGCGCAGCGAGCAACGCCGGGTCCGAATGCGCTTGAGATCTTGAGCCAGCGCTACGCGCGCGGCGAGATCAGCCGCGAAGAGTATCAGCAAGCGCGCGACGTGCTGCAAGCCTAAGGAGACGATCATGTTGAGCAAGTGGATTGGCCTGACTGGCATGGCTCTGATCGTCGCCGCGCTGCTGCTGGGCGCGCTAGGCCCGCGCTTCCTGCCGAACGCCTACTGGGGCGGCGATCGTTCTCAGATGATGAACGGCATGATGAATGGCGGGATGATGAACGGCATGATGGGCAGCCCATCGACTAACGCCGATCAGCCCTTCGACCGCCGTTTCCTCGACCAGATGATCGTGCATCATCAGCACGGCGTGATGATGACCCAGCACATGATCGCCAACACCGAGCGCGCCGAGCTGCGCGATCTGTCGCAGCGGATCATCAGCGCGCAGCAGCGCGAGATCGAGCAGATGCAGCAGTGGCGGCGCGACTGGTACGGCGGCGATAGCACCTCGCAAGAGGCGATGATGCAGCAGATGATGGGCGGCGGCATGATGGGCCAGGGCCAGATGCAGCAGATGATGGGCGGCGGTATCGATCGGGACCGCATGTTCTTGCAGATGATGATCCCGCATCACGAGGACGCGATCACCATGGCGCAGCAGGCGCTCGAAAAGGCCGAGTATCCTGAGCTGAAGAGGCTGGCGCAGAACATCATCACCACGCAGAGCGCCGAGATCGACGAAATGCAGCGCTATCTCAAGGATTGGTACGGCATCACCGTCGAGTAGAACAGATGTGATGTTGACGGCGCGCCGATGAAGAAATCTTCATTCATCGGCGCGCTACGATGTGCGCTGGCATCGCGGCCTCAGGCGATCCAAAAGCCGTTGACATACAGCATGGTCAGCAGCGCAAGCAGCGGCAACAGCAGCGCAAGCAGCAGCCACCTCAGCCAGAGCGGCTGTTCCTCGCGGGCCAGCACGACGAAGATCGGGAAGCTGATCAGCACATGGCGCGGCAAGCTATCGCGAATGTTTGCGAAGTAGGCCGGTAGGATCAGCAGGAAGCCGGTCAGGCCATAGGCCAGCGGCAGCCGCCGCAGGGCAGCCAGCGCCAGCGCCAGCACGCCGATCCAGACGCCAAGTTGCAGCGCCGCCTGCATCCACCCCGACGGTTTGACCAACTCCTCGACAATTTGCTGTGGAATCACCCACGGCGGTGCCAGGCCATTCTGCCAGCTCTGCTGAGCGATGAGGAAGGCCCAGGGCGTGCCGAAGACACGCCACTGGTACAGCATAAACAGCGCAAGCCCGAGCGGCGGCAAGAGCACAGCCAGCAGGTCGAGCCGGAGCGACCGCCAGCGCCACTGTTGGTGTTGCAGGTAGACCAGGCCAAGCACGGGCGCGATCAGCACACCAGGCACCCGCGTCATCGCCAGCAAGCCGCCGAGCACACCCGTCAGCCACCAGCGCTGGCGGCGCATCGCCCACACGGCGGCAACCGTAAGCATCAGTGCCAGCGACTCGGTGTAGCCCGCGACGAAGAAAAACGATGTCGGGAAGGCGAGCAGAAAGATGTTCGCGCGGTAGGCGACGATCCTGCCAAAGTCGTGGAGCAGCAGATCGTACAGCAGGAGCACCGCTACCAGCAGCGCAGCGTGCGACACGAGCAGCGCGGCGACCGAGCTACTGACATTGGCTGTAGCCATCACGGTGCGCATCAGCAGCGGGTAGAGCGGGAAAAACGCGATGTTCGGCCAGGGCACGCCCTCGAAGGTGTAGCCAGCCTCGGCGATGGCCTGATAATGCGCGCCGTCCCAGTTCATCCAGACCACAGTTCCGGCCCGCCACGTAAGGCTGCCGAGGTCGCTGCTCGGTGGGCCGAAGCTGAAGCTAAAGCCACGCCATTGCCGCCAGACCGCCTCGCTCAGCCACAGCCCTGCCAGCGCGAAGAGCCACAGGGCTACCCGCCAGGCCACGCAGATCAGCAGGATGCCGCCCCGCGATGTCATGCGCTCCCACGACTCCAGCCGCCAGACGATCATGGTGACGACAGCGGCAGTGCCAAGCCCGATCCACCGGCCTTGCAGCGCGACACCGCCGCGCGTGAGCGCGTAGCTTGCGCCACAGAGCGTCCCGATCAGCAGCAGGAGAATTGCTTTCCGATACACCGTCGCCCGAAATGGAGTCAGCGCCAGCCAGAAGAGGCTGAGCGCAAGCAGGGTCGTCATCAGCTGGAAGGATGCGGGTAGCGCCGCGTCCGCTGCCCGTACTGCGATACTCCCGACCACCAAGCCAAGCGGACGCGGATCGGGCGCGATGCGCTGCACGCCGCTGGTAAGCCCCAGCCGTAGATGGCCCTCCTTGCTCGCGGGCAGCAGCAGATGATAGGTGCGAAGCTGCTCGACAGCGCTAAGATCGACCTGCTGCGCGTGCGTGCCGATCCGCGCCGAAACCGCCACCGTGCCGGGCGGGCTGCTGAGCTGAAGCGCGGCCACAAAGCGACCGCTCCCGACCTCCGGAAACGTGAGCAGCGCATCGCCATCGGTGAAAGCGTACGCAAAGTCATTGGTGTGCTCAAGATCATAGACGCCCACCGCATGGCGTAGCCATGC encodes the following:
- a CDS encoding DUF305 domain-containing protein, whose protein sequence is MLSKWIGLTGMALIVAALLLGALGPRFLPNAYWGGDRSQMMNGMMNGGMMNGMMGSPSTNADQPFDRRFLDQMIVHHQHGVMMTQHMIANTERAELRDLSQRIISAQQREIEQMQQWRRDWYGGDSTSQEAMMQQMMGGGMMGQGQMQQMMGGGIDRDRMFLQMMIPHHEDAITMAQQALEKAEYPELKRLAQNIITTQSAEIDEMQRYLKDWYGITVE
- a CDS encoding mannosyltransferase family protein, giving the protein MRMKHALTTLHQGIRCKLPHHRLQLWCIPIMLAMLVSTILIVISFRRPFAQLYSVEAWLRHAVGVYDLEHTNDFAYAFTDGDALLTFPEVGSGRFVAALQLSSPPGTVAVSARIGTHAQQVDLSAVEQLRTYHLLLPASKEGHLRLGLTSGVQRIAPDPRPLGLVVGSIAVRAADAALPASFQLMTTLLALSLFWLALTPFRATVYRKAILLLLIGTLCGASYALTRGGVALQGRWIGLGTAAVVTMIVWRLESWERMTSRGGILLICVAWRVALWLFALAGLWLSEAVWRQWRGFSFSFGPPSSDLGSLTWRAGTVVWMNWDGAHYQAIAEAGYTFEGVPWPNIAFFPLYPLLMRTVMATANVSSSVAALLVSHAALLVAVLLLYDLLLHDFGRIVAYRANIFLLAFPTSFFFVAGYTESLALMLTVAAVWAMRRQRWWLTGVLGGLLAMTRVPGVLIAPVLGLVYLQHQQWRWRSLRLDLLAVLLPPLGLALFMLYQWRVFGTPWAFLIAQQSWQNGLAPPWVIPQQIVEELVKPSGWMQAALQLGVWIGVLALALAALRRLPLAYGLTGFLLILPAYFANIRDSLPRHVLISFPIFVVLAREEQPLWLRWLLLALLLPLLALLTMLYVNGFWIA